Proteins from a genomic interval of Xanthomonas sp. AM6:
- the fabG gene encoding 3-oxoacyl-ACP reductase FabG: MSKPLQGEIALVTGASRGIGAAIADTLAAQGATVIGTATSASGAQAIGERMAAGGGHGRALDVTDPAAVDALIEAIGKEFGAVSILVNNAGITRDNLLMRMKEEDWQAIIDTNLTSVFRTSKAVLRGMMKARKGRIVNIASVVGVTGNPGQANYAAAKAGIIAFSKSMAKEIGSRGITVNVVAPGFIDTDMTKALPEAQRSALLEQIALGQLGQPADIANAVAFLVGPGAGYITGETLHVNGGMYMP; encoded by the coding sequence ATGAGCAAGCCATTGCAGGGCGAGATCGCCCTCGTCACCGGCGCCAGCCGCGGCATCGGCGCGGCCATCGCCGACACGCTGGCCGCGCAGGGCGCCACCGTCATCGGCACCGCGACCTCCGCCTCCGGCGCGCAGGCGATCGGCGAGCGGATGGCCGCCGGCGGCGGCCACGGCCGCGCGCTGGACGTGACCGACCCGGCCGCGGTCGACGCGCTGATCGAGGCGATCGGCAAGGAATTCGGCGCGGTCTCGATCCTGGTCAACAACGCCGGCATCACCCGCGACAACCTGCTGATGCGGATGAAGGAAGAGGACTGGCAGGCGATCATCGACACCAACCTGACCAGCGTGTTCCGCACCTCCAAGGCGGTGCTGCGCGGCATGATGAAGGCGCGCAAGGGCCGCATCGTCAACATCGCCTCGGTGGTCGGCGTGACCGGCAACCCGGGCCAGGCCAACTACGCCGCGGCCAAGGCCGGGATCATCGCCTTCTCCAAGTCGATGGCCAAGGAAATCGGCTCGCGCGGCATCACCGTCAACGTGGTCGCGCCGGGCTTCATCGACACCGACATGACCAAGGCGCTGCCCGAAGCGCAACGCAGCGCGTTGCTGGAACAGATCGCGCTCGGCCAGCTCGGGCAGCCGGCCGACATCGCCAACGCGGTGGCGTTCCTGGTCGGCCCCGGGGCCGGCTACATCACCGGAGAGACTCTGCATGTGAACGGCGGAATGTACATGCCGTAA